One Helianthus annuus cultivar XRQ/B chromosome 7, HanXRQr2.0-SUNRISE, whole genome shotgun sequence genomic region harbors:
- the LOC110868960 gene encoding adenylosuccinate lyase: MEIGSCIKAPNGSGPTSYVTRASCLNGQFVPTQNRISKASSYVTLPNKLCTCKATLKETNNSVEAVEKVKVQPSETELSSLTAISPLDGRYWNKVKDLSRYLSEYGLIYYRTLVEIKWLLKLSQIPEVVEVPKFSNEAEAKLQGLIDGFNEADAIQVKNIEKITNHDVKAVEYFLKTKCQEDPEIAKVLEFFHFGCTSEDINNLAHGLMLKEAVNYVILPIMDDLINAIYSMAEANAHVSMLSRTHGQPASPTTLGKEMIIFAERLSRERRDISQVEIFGKFAGAVGNYNAHVAAYPDVIWPHVAEQFVNSLGLSFNPHVTQIESHDYMAKLFHSFIRFNNILLDFDRDIWGYISVGYFKQVTKAGEIGSSTMPHKVNPIDFENSEGNLGIGNAVFDHLSMKLPISRWQRDLTDSTVLRNIGVGLGYSLLAYKSALVGIGKLQVNEVALNKDLDNAWEVLAEPIQTVMRRYGVEEPYEKLKELTRGKAVNKESITEFINRLEIPVEAKTELLKLTPHNYVGVAAQLVKDACIKRHE, from the exons ATGGAAATCGGATCTTGTATTAAAGCTCCAAACGGAAGCGGTCCAACGTCATACGTAACTCGTGCAAGTTGCCTCAATGGACAATTTGTTCCAACCCAAAACCGCATTTCAAAGGCGTCATCTTATGTGACACTTCCTAACAAACTTTGCACATGCAAAGCAACTTTGAAGGAAACCAATAATAGCGTTGAAGCTGTCGAGAAG GTAAAAGTGCAGCCTTCTGAGACGGAGCTCTCAAGTTTAACCGCCATAAGTCCATTGGACGGGCGTTACTGGAATAAGGTCAAGGACCTATCTCGTTATTTGAGTGAATACGGTCTGATCTACTATCGGACTCTCGTTGAG ATCAAGTGGCTGCTAAAGCTCTCGCAAATTCCCGAAGTAGTTGAAGTTCCAAAGTTTAGCAATGAAGCTGAAGCAAAATTGCAAGGATTGATTGACGGATTTAACGAAGCTGATGCGATTCAAGTGAAGAATATCGAGAAAATAACTAATCATGATGTGAAAGCAGTGGAGTATTTTCTTAAAACAAAATGTCAAGAAGATCCGGAGATAGCTAAG GTGCTCGAGTTTTTTCATTTCGGCTGTACATCTGAAGACATAAACAATCTTGCTCATGGACTAATGCTTAAAGAAGCAGTTAATTACGTTATTCTTCCGATCATGGATGATTTAATTAATGCTATATATTCTATGGCCGAAGCTAATGCTCACGTTTCTATGCTCTCTCGGACACATGGACAG CCAGCCTCACCTACAACCTTGGGAAAAGAAATGATAATATTTGCCGAGAGGTTAAGCAGAGAAAGGCGAGATATTTCACAAGTAGAGATATTTGGGAAATTTGCCGGCGCAGTTGGTAACTATAACGCGCACGTTGCGGCATATCCTGATGTAATTTGGCCACATGTCGCAGAACAGTTCGTAAACTCTCTCGGATTAAGCTTTAATCCACACGTAACCCAG ATTGAGTCTCATGACTACATGGCTAAGCTTTTTCATTCATTCATCCGGTTTAATAACATCTTACTCGATTTCGATAGAGACATATGGGGCTATATCTCTGTCGGCTACTTCAAGCAG GTAACGAAGGCCGGTGAAATTGGATCATCAACAATGCCTCACAAAGTCAACCCCATTGACTTTGAAAACAGTGAAGGCAATCTCGGGATAGGTAATGCGGTTTTCGACCATTTAAGCATGAAGTTGCCTATTTCACGTTGGCAG CGTGACTTGACTGATTCTACGGTTTTGAGAAATATTGGTGTCGGCTTGGGATATTCACTTCTGGCTTACAAGAGTGCACTTGTAGGAATTGGGAAGCTTCAG GTCAATGAAGTTGCATTAAACAAAGACCTGGACAACGCATGGGAGGTTCTTGCCGAACCGATTCAGACA GTGATGAGAAGATACGGCGTTGAGGAGCCTTACGAGAAATTGAAGGAACTTACTAGGGGAAAAGCGGTTAACAAAGAGAGTATTACCGAATTCATTAACCGGTTAGAAATACCAGTCGAAGCTAAAACCGAGCTTCTAAAGTTAACCCCCCACAACTATGTTGGTGTTGCAGCGCAGTTGGTGAAGGATGCGTGTATCAAACGTCATGAGTAG